The following proteins are encoded in a genomic region of Nycticebus coucang isolate mNycCou1 chromosome 17, mNycCou1.pri, whole genome shotgun sequence:
- the NKX2-5 gene encoding homeobox protein Nkx-2.5 — MFPSPALTPTPFSVKDILNLEQQQRSLAAAGELSARLEATLAPASCMLAAFKPEAYVGPETAAPGLPELRAELGPAPSPAKCASAFPTAPAFYPRTYGDPDPTKDPRADKKELCALPKAVELEKPEADGSERPRARRRRKPRVLFSQAQVYELERRFKQQRYLSAPERDQLASVLKLTSTQVKIWFQNRRYKCKRQRQDQTLELVGLPPPPPPPARRIAVPVLVRDGKPCLGDSAPYAPAYGVGLNAYGYNTYPAYPGYGSATCSPGYSCAAAYPAGPPSAQPPSAAANNNFVNFGVGDLNAVQSPGIPQGNSGVSTLHGIRAW, encoded by the exons ATGTTCCCCAGTCCTGCGCTCACGCCCACGCCCTTCTCAGTTAAAGACATTCTGAACCTGGAGCAGCAGCAACGCAGTCTGGCCGCCGCCGGGGAGCTCTCTGCCCGCCTGGAGGCCACTCTGGCGCCCGCCTCCTGCATGCTGGCCGCCTTCAAGCCCGAGGCCTACGTGGGGCCAGAGACCGCAGCGCCCGGCCTCCCGGAGCTACGGGCAGAGCTGGGCCCTGCGCCTTCTCCGGCCAAGTGCGCCTCTGCTTTTCCCACCGCCCCCGCCTTCTACCCCCGTACCTACGGAGACCCCGACCCGACCAAGGACCCTCGAGCTGATAAGAAAG AGCTGTGCGCGCTGCCGAAGGCGGTGGAGCTGGAGAAGCCGGAGGCTGACGGCTCAGAGCGGCCCCGCGCACGACGGCGGAGAAAGCCGCGCGTGCTCTTCTCTCAAGCGCAGGTCTACGAGCTGGAGCGGCGCTTCAAGCAGCAGCGGTACCTGTCGGCTCCCGAGCGCGATCAGCTGGCTAGCGTGCTGAAGCTCACGTCCACGCAGGTCAAGATTTGGTTCCAGAACCGGCGCTACAAGTGCAAGCGGCAGCGGCAGGACCAGACTCTGGAGCTGGTGGGGctgcccccgccgccgccgccgcctgccCGCAGGATCGCGGTGCCAGTGCTGGTGCGCGACGGCAAGCCGTGCCTTGGGGACTCGGCGCCCTACGCGCCCGCCTACGGAGTGGGTCTCAACGCCTACGGCTATAACACCTACCCAGCCTACCCAGGATACGGGAGCGCTACCTGCAGCCCTGGCTACAGCTGCGCAGCCGCTTACCCTGCCGGGCCGCCCTCGGCGCAGCCGCCCTCGGCCGCCGCCAACAACAACTTCGTGAACTTCGGCGTCGGGGACCTGAACGCGGTGCAGAGCCCCGGGATTCCGCAGGGCAACTCGGGAGTGTCTACGCTGCACGGTATCCGAGCCTGGTAG